One part of the Segnochrobactrum spirostomi genome encodes these proteins:
- a CDS encoding glycogen/starch/alpha-glucan phosphorylase gives MNVKAEPVHAALETIPAESPGAPRGDDNSSLRADILEKLTYYVGKSTVTASDRDWFVAVALAVRDRVVDRWIASTKATYENGAKRVYYLSLEFLIGRLLFDALNNLQLTDPVRAALEELGVDLDRLRTVEPDAALGNGGLGRLAACYMESMATLGIPAYGYGIRYEHGLFRQALKNGWQQEYPEDWLSFGNPWEFERPEVVYAIGFGGTVEAEATSDVMVRSVWKPAEVIEAVAYDTTIVGWRGRHVNTLRLWSARASHPLRLDAFNLGDHVGAFADRMRAESISKILYPSDETPAGQELRFRQEYFFAAASLQDLVRRHMKVYGDIRTLHEKVAIQLNDTHPTIAIVELMRLMLDTYDIAWEEAWEITQKTFSYTNHTLLPEALESWPVPLIERLLPRHMQIIYLLNAFHLDAARSKNPGNDALLSSVSLIDESQGRRVRMGQLAFAASHRINGVSALHTDLMRQTVFRDLNTLLPGRIVNKTNGITFRRWLHQANPGLTKLLVEAIGPKILDDSMELEKLKPLADDAAFREKFLAVKRANKVALAKVIQEQIGIRVDPSSLFDVQIKRIHEYKRQLLNILETIALYDAIRAQPTRDWNHRVKIFAGKAAPSYHQAKLIIKLANDVARIVNSDPTVRDKLKVVFLPNYNVSLAEAIVPAADLSEQISTAGMEASGTGNMKLALNGALTIGTLDGANVEILENVGDDNIFIFGLKADEVEARRREGIDGTANISNSPILAEVIEAVESGVFSPGEPGRFGSLTNALRHHDYFMVTADFDAYYATQRRVGDKWRDTAAWGRSSILNVAGMGWFSSDRSIAEYAEDIWDVPVRY, from the coding sequence ATGAACGTCAAAGCCGAACCGGTCCACGCCGCCCTCGAAACCATTCCGGCGGAAAGCCCGGGCGCCCCGCGCGGGGACGACAATTCATCGCTGCGCGCCGATATCCTCGAGAAGCTGACCTATTATGTCGGCAAGAGCACGGTGACCGCGAGTGACCGCGACTGGTTCGTCGCCGTGGCGCTCGCCGTGCGCGATCGCGTCGTCGACCGCTGGATCGCGAGCACCAAGGCGACCTACGAGAACGGCGCCAAACGGGTCTATTATCTATCCCTCGAATTCCTCATCGGACGCCTCCTGTTCGATGCCCTCAACAATCTTCAGCTCACCGATCCGGTGCGTGCCGCGCTCGAGGAACTCGGCGTCGATCTCGACCGTCTGCGCACGGTCGAGCCCGATGCGGCGCTCGGCAACGGCGGTCTCGGCCGCCTCGCTGCCTGCTACATGGAGAGCATGGCGACGCTCGGCATTCCGGCCTACGGCTACGGCATCCGCTACGAGCACGGTCTGTTCCGTCAGGCACTCAAAAACGGCTGGCAGCAGGAATATCCGGAAGATTGGCTCTCGTTCGGCAATCCTTGGGAGTTCGAGCGGCCGGAGGTGGTCTACGCGATCGGCTTCGGCGGCACCGTCGAGGCCGAAGCGACCTCCGATGTCATGGTTCGCAGCGTCTGGAAGCCGGCCGAGGTGATCGAGGCGGTCGCCTACGACACCACGATCGTCGGCTGGCGCGGCCGCCATGTGAACACGCTGCGCCTGTGGTCGGCGCGCGCGAGCCATCCGCTGCGCCTCGACGCCTTCAATCTCGGTGACCATGTCGGCGCCTTCGCCGACCGCATGCGCGCGGAATCGATCTCCAAGATCCTCTACCCGAGCGACGAGACGCCGGCCGGCCAGGAGCTGCGCTTCCGGCAGGAATATTTCTTCGCCGCCGCCTCGCTCCAGGACCTCGTACGTCGCCACATGAAGGTCTACGGCGATATCCGCACGCTGCATGAGAAGGTCGCGATCCAGCTCAACGACACGCATCCGACCATCGCGATCGTCGAGCTGATGCGCCTGATGCTCGACACCTACGACATCGCCTGGGAAGAGGCCTGGGAGATCACCCAGAAGACCTTCTCCTACACCAACCACACGCTGCTGCCGGAAGCGCTGGAGAGCTGGCCCGTCCCGCTCATCGAGCGCCTGCTGCCGCGTCACATGCAGATCATCTATCTTTTGAACGCGTTCCATCTCGATGCGGCGCGCTCGAAGAATCCCGGCAACGACGCCCTGCTTTCCTCGGTCTCGCTGATCGACGAATCCCAGGGCCGCCGGGTGCGCATGGGCCAGCTCGCCTTCGCCGCCTCGCACCGCATCAACGGTGTCTCGGCGCTCCATACCGACCTGATGCGCCAGACGGTGTTCCGCGATCTCAACACCCTGCTGCCGGGCCGCATCGTCAACAAGACCAACGGCATCACCTTCCGCCGCTGGCTGCATCAGGCGAACCCTGGCCTCACCAAGCTTCTCGTCGAGGCGATCGGCCCGAAGATTCTCGACGACTCCATGGAGCTCGAGAAGCTGAAGCCGCTCGCCGACGACGCCGCGTTCCGCGAGAAGTTCCTCGCGGTGAAGCGCGCCAACAAGGTCGCGCTCGCCAAGGTCATCCAGGAGCAGATCGGCATCCGCGTCGATCCGTCGTCGCTGTTCGACGTGCAGATCAAGCGCATCCACGAATACAAGCGCCAGCTTCTCAACATCCTGGAGACCATCGCGCTCTACGACGCGATCCGCGCGCAGCCGACGCGTGATTGGAACCACCGCGTCAAGATCTTCGCCGGCAAGGCGGCGCCGAGCTACCACCAGGCGAAGCTCATCATCAAGCTCGCCAACGACGTGGCCCGCATCGTCAACAGCGACCCGACCGTGCGCGACAAGCTCAAGGTCGTCTTCCTGCCGAACTACAACGTGAGCCTCGCCGAGGCGATCGTGCCGGCGGCCGATCTCTCCGAGCAGATCTCGACGGCCGGCATGGAAGCCTCCGGCACCGGCAACATGAAGCTCGCTCTGAACGGCGCGCTGACCATCGGCACGCTCGACGGCGCCAACGTCGAGATCCTCGAGAATGTCGGCGACGACAACATCTTCATCTTCGGCCTGAAGGCCGACGAGGTCGAGGCGCGCCGCCGCGAGGGCATCGACGGCACGGCCAACATCTCCAACTCGCCGATCCTCGCCGAGGTGATCGAGGCGGTGGAATCCGGCGTGTTCTCGCCCGGCGAGCCGGGGCGCTTCGGCTCGCTAACCAACGCGCTGCGTCACCACGACTATTTCATGGTCACCGCGGATTTCGACGCGTACTATGCAACTCAGCGGCGGGTCGGCGACAAATGGCGCGACACGGCGGCCTGGGGGCGTTCGAGCATTCTGAACGTCGCCGGGATGGGCTGGTTCTCGTCGGACCGCTCGATCGCCGAATATGCCGAGGATATCTGGGACGTCCCGGTGCGGTATTGA
- a CDS encoding L-fuconate dehydratase — MTRITALRVFDIRFPTSQALDGSDAMNPDPDYSAAYVILDTDQDGLSGHGLTFTIGRGNDICCAAIEALRPRVVGLDLDWIKEDPGRFWRHVTGDSQLRWIGPDKGVMHLATGAVVNAVWDLWAKEAGKPVWRLVGEMSPEELVRIVDFRYLTDCITPDEALDLLRGAAPGKAARIAALEAEGYPCYTTSAGWLGYSDDKLRRLAREAVDAGFSHIKMKVGRDLEDDIRRLRICREEIGPNVRMMIDANQVWEVGQAIDWVRKLQFAEPYFIEEPTSPDDVEGHRKIREGVAPVKVATGEMCQNRILFKQFIMRGAIDIVQIDACRIGGLNEVFSVLLMAAKYGLPVWPHAGGVGLCEYVQHLSMIDFVAVSGTREGRVIEFVDHLHEHFVDPCVIRGAAYMPPSRPGFSIEMKPDSIARHTFQGAPHLGASQG, encoded by the coding sequence ATGACCCGTATCACCGCCCTCCGCGTCTTCGACATCCGCTTCCCGACCTCGCAGGCCCTCGACGGCTCCGACGCGATGAACCCGGACCCGGATTATTCGGCCGCCTACGTCATCCTCGACACCGACCAGGACGGCCTCTCGGGCCACGGCCTCACCTTCACGATCGGGCGCGGCAACGACATCTGCTGTGCTGCGATCGAGGCGCTCAGGCCGCGCGTCGTCGGGCTCGACCTCGATTGGATCAAGGAAGATCCGGGCCGCTTCTGGCGCCATGTCACGGGCGACAGCCAATTGCGCTGGATCGGCCCCGACAAGGGCGTGATGCACCTCGCGACGGGGGCCGTCGTCAACGCCGTGTGGGATCTATGGGCCAAGGAGGCGGGCAAGCCGGTGTGGCGGCTCGTCGGCGAAATGAGCCCCGAAGAACTCGTCCGCATCGTCGATTTCCGCTATCTCACCGACTGCATCACCCCCGACGAGGCGCTCGATCTCTTGCGCGGCGCGGCACCGGGCAAGGCCGCGCGCATCGCCGCCCTCGAGGCGGAGGGCTATCCCTGCTACACGACCTCGGCCGGCTGGCTCGGCTATTCGGACGACAAGCTGCGCCGGCTCGCCCGCGAGGCGGTCGATGCCGGCTTCAGCCACATCAAGATGAAGGTCGGCCGCGATCTCGAGGACGATATCCGCCGCCTGCGCATCTGCCGCGAGGAGATCGGCCCGAACGTCCGCATGATGATCGACGCGAACCAGGTCTGGGAAGTCGGTCAGGCCATCGATTGGGTGCGCAAGCTCCAGTTCGCCGAGCCTTATTTCATCGAGGAGCCGACCAGCCCCGACGATGTCGAGGGCCATCGCAAGATCCGCGAAGGCGTCGCGCCGGTGAAGGTCGCGACCGGCGAGATGTGCCAGAACCGCATTCTCTTCAAGCAGTTCATCATGCGCGGGGCGATCGACATCGTGCAGATCGACGCCTGCCGCATCGGCGGCCTCAACGAGGTCTTCTCCGTGCTTCTGATGGCGGCGAAGTACGGCCTGCCGGTCTGGCCGCACGCCGGCGGCGTCGGCCTGTGCGAATATGTGCAGCATCTTTCGATGATCGACTTCGTCGCGGTGAGCGGCACGCGCGAGGGCCGGGTGATCGAGTTCGTCGATCATCTCCACGAGCATTTCGTCGATCCGTGCGTAATCCGTGGCGCGGCCTATATGCCGCCGTCGCGGCCGGGCTTCTCGATCGAGATGAAGCCGGATTCGATCGCGCGGCACACCTTCCAGGGTGCGCCTCACCTCGGTGCGTCTCAAGGCTGA
- a CDS encoding lactonase family protein — MSETFLFVGTLNRSAPYFQAANGIGLAVYRFDEETGDAEQIDVAADVDNPTFLAVDPIRSVIYATSEVFGWKEGVVSAYRFDPATGRLAYLNKQAALGSITAYCSLTADGRHLLVANYAMGGGGPDRSVAVFPIRDDGGLDPCVSAARHEGSGPNAERQERSHAHCAVESPDGRDILAADLGLDRLVSYSLAADGALLPGRESLSLAPGSGPRHLVFHPSGRFVFAINELDSTIVSIARSAETGALRLVATVPAVPEAARGHNHCSELRLSADGRFLYGANRGDDTIVAYAVDPETGALALIGHAPCGGATPRHFTLSPAGRWLLVANQNADAVALLNRDAADGTLSDSGRRIAIGTPMCVQVVRFPSNALSNG; from the coding sequence ATGAGCGAGACCTTCCTCTTCGTCGGAACTCTCAACCGCTCCGCCCCCTATTTCCAGGCGGCGAACGGCATCGGTCTCGCGGTCTACCGGTTCGACGAGGAAACGGGCGACGCCGAGCAGATCGACGTCGCCGCCGACGTGGACAATCCGACCTTCCTTGCGGTCGATCCGATCCGCTCGGTCATCTATGCGACGAGCGAGGTGTTCGGCTGGAAGGAAGGCGTCGTCAGCGCCTATCGCTTCGACCCGGCGACGGGACGGCTCGCCTACCTCAACAAGCAGGCGGCGCTCGGCAGCATCACGGCCTATTGCAGTCTGACGGCTGACGGGCGCCATCTCCTCGTCGCCAATTATGCGATGGGCGGAGGCGGTCCGGACCGCTCGGTCGCGGTCTTTCCGATCCGCGACGACGGCGGCCTCGACCCGTGCGTCTCCGCGGCGCGCCACGAGGGTTCCGGCCCGAACGCGGAGCGCCAAGAGCGCAGCCATGCGCACTGCGCCGTCGAAAGCCCGGACGGCCGCGACATCCTCGCCGCCGATCTCGGTCTCGACCGGCTGGTGTCCTACAGCCTCGCCGCCGACGGGGCGCTTCTCCCGGGGCGTGAGAGCCTTTCGCTCGCCCCCGGTTCCGGCCCGCGGCATCTCGTGTTTCATCCGAGCGGACGCTTCGTGTTCGCCATCAACGAGCTCGATTCGACGATCGTCTCGATCGCCCGCAGCGCCGAGACCGGCGCCTTGCGGCTCGTGGCGACGGTGCCCGCGGTGCCGGAAGCGGCGCGCGGGCACAACCATTGCTCGGAACTTCGCCTCTCCGCGGACGGCCGCTTCCTCTACGGCGCCAATCGCGGCGACGATACGATCGTCGCCTATGCGGTCGATCCAGAGACCGGCGCGCTCGCCTTGATCGGACACGCCCCGTGCGGCGGCGCGACGCCGCGCCATTTCACGCTGTCGCCCGCGGGCCGCTGGCTCCTCGTCGCCAATCAGAACGCCGACGCGGTCGCGCTTCTCAACCGCGACGCGGCCGACGGCACGCTGTCGGACAGCGGGCGCCGCATCGCCATCGGCACGCCGATGTGCGTCCAGGTGGTCCGCTTCCCCTCGAACGCTCTCTCGAACGGCTAG
- a CDS encoding SDR family oxidoreductase: MTDLKGKVALITAAAQGIGKSTAELFSKAGVRVIATDINEAKLAELKATEGEIVARKLDVLDGAAVDALVAEIGRVDILFNCAGIVHNGSILDATERDLDFAFDLNVKAMVRTIKAVLPGMLERGDGAIINMASVASSVKAVPNRFAYSATKAAVIGLTKSVAADYVTKGIRCNAICPGTVESPSLQDRLRAQGDYEAARAAFIARQPIGRIGQPDEIADLVLYLAGATYTTGHIHVIDGGWAA, from the coding sequence ATGACTGATCTCAAGGGCAAGGTCGCGCTCATCACGGCTGCGGCCCAGGGCATCGGCAAGTCGACCGCCGAACTGTTCTCCAAGGCCGGCGTCCGCGTGATCGCGACCGACATCAACGAGGCGAAGCTCGCCGAGCTCAAGGCGACCGAGGGCGAGATCGTCGCCCGCAAGCTCGACGTGCTCGACGGTGCCGCCGTCGATGCGCTCGTCGCCGAGATCGGCCGTGTCGACATCCTCTTCAACTGCGCCGGCATCGTGCACAACGGCTCGATCCTCGACGCGACCGAGCGCGATCTCGATTTCGCCTTCGACCTCAACGTCAAGGCGATGGTGCGCACGATCAAGGCCGTGCTACCCGGCATGCTGGAGCGCGGCGACGGCGCCATCATCAACATGGCTTCGGTTGCGAGCAGCGTGAAGGCGGTGCCGAACCGCTTCGCCTACAGCGCCACCAAGGCCGCCGTGATCGGCCTCACCAAGTCGGTCGCGGCCGATTACGTGACGAAGGGCATCCGCTGCAACGCGATCTGCCCCGGCACGGTGGAGAGCCCGTCGCTCCAGGATCGTCTGCGCGCCCAGGGCGATTACGAGGCGGCCCGCGCCGCCTTCATCGCCCGCCAGCCGATTGGCCGCATCGGCCAGCCGGACGAGATCGCCGATCTCGTGCTCTATCTCGCCGGCGCGACCTATACGACCGGCCACATCCACGTCATCGACGGCGGCTGGGCCGCCTGA